In Salinigranum marinum, one DNA window encodes the following:
- a CDS encoding methyl-accepting chemotaxis protein, giving the protein MLDALLERLRLPWLGDSDAVPDGGVQTDDRATVAAGIRAFDVAQLLDGVGTPLFALDADGRVVVWNAAIERLTGVQAADALGTEHVSEAFYPDGRRAETLADKLAHPDDADREFGLDRMDGDSRLYVDSSVMTDRHGVDRHITFNAMPLFDGDELVGVVEVVHDRTDAVQKSQQTQALVDELGRTIRSVAAGNLGDRARFDDEHDVLPDELLDILDEFNEMTARFETLTAEVDQTAGTLSDAIDHAADAAGEIESQVHDQNDLLARGAEEMQDLSASMEEIAATSDEVASAAEQARTAADEGQAAGESVREATDAVIDISDDLLESVVELQDRMGAIEEVVEVIAEVADRTNLLALNANIEAARAGEAGDGFSVVADEVKQLANQTHEHTEEIASSIEEIQAQADETVAASEASHDQIEVASGEISEVLGSLTEIGEAADAAANGVQEVARATDGQATNIEEVTTTIQTVRERADETEAASTRITDATSHQTVAIEDLQAKVDRLRGREDAAGETAGATARADGGPFGR; this is encoded by the coding sequence ATGCTCGACGCACTCCTGGAACGGCTCAGACTGCCCTGGTTGGGGGACTCCGACGCCGTACCCGACGGCGGCGTCCAGACCGACGACCGGGCGACGGTCGCGGCCGGGATACGTGCGTTCGACGTCGCCCAACTGCTCGACGGGGTCGGCACGCCCCTCTTCGCGCTCGACGCCGACGGTCGCGTCGTCGTGTGGAACGCCGCGATCGAGCGGCTCACGGGCGTCCAGGCGGCGGACGCACTCGGGACCGAACACGTCAGCGAGGCGTTTTACCCCGACGGCCGGCGGGCGGAGACGCTCGCCGACAAGCTCGCCCACCCCGACGACGCCGACCGCGAGTTCGGCCTCGACCGCATGGATGGCGACTCGCGGCTCTACGTCGACAGCAGCGTCATGACGGACCGCCACGGCGTCGACCGACACATCACGTTCAACGCCATGCCGCTGTTCGACGGCGACGAACTCGTGGGCGTCGTCGAGGTGGTTCACGACCGGACCGACGCGGTCCAGAAGAGCCAACAGACGCAGGCACTCGTCGACGAACTCGGCCGGACCATCCGCTCGGTCGCCGCCGGCAACCTCGGCGACCGCGCGCGGTTCGATGACGAACACGACGTGCTCCCGGACGAACTTCTGGACATCCTCGACGAGTTCAACGAGATGACCGCACGGTTCGAGACGCTCACTGCCGAGGTGGACCAGACCGCCGGCACGCTGAGCGACGCGATCGATCACGCCGCCGACGCGGCCGGCGAGATCGAATCACAGGTCCACGACCAGAACGACCTCCTCGCGCGCGGGGCCGAGGAGATGCAGGACCTCTCGGCGTCGATGGAGGAGATCGCCGCCACCTCCGACGAGGTCGCCTCGGCGGCCGAGCAGGCACGCACCGCCGCCGACGAGGGGCAGGCTGCGGGCGAGAGCGTGCGCGAAGCGACCGACGCCGTCATCGACATCTCCGACGACCTGCTCGAAAGCGTCGTCGAACTCCAAGATCGGATGGGGGCGATCGAGGAGGTCGTCGAGGTGATCGCGGAGGTCGCAGACCGAACGAACCTCCTCGCGCTCAACGCCAACATCGAGGCCGCCCGCGCGGGCGAGGCCGGCGACGGCTTCTCGGTCGTCGCCGACGAGGTGAAACAGCTGGCGAACCAGACGCACGAACACACGGAGGAGATCGCCTCGAGCATCGAGGAGATCCAGGCACAGGCCGACGAGACGGTCGCGGCGAGCGAGGCCTCCCACGACCAGATCGAGGTCGCCTCGGGGGAGATAAGCGAGGTCCTCGGGTCGCTGACCGAGATCGGCGAGGCGGCCGACGCCGCCGCCAACGGCGTACAGGAGGTCGCCCGTGCGACCGACGGGCAGGCGACGAACATCGAGGAGGTGACGACGACGATCCAGACGGTCCGCGAGCGGGCCGACGAGACGGAGGCCGCCTCGACGCGGATCACCGACGCGACCAGTCACCAGACGGTCGCCATCGAGGACCTGCAGGCGAAAGTCGACCGACTCCGTGGACGGGAGGACGCGGCCGGCGAGACAGCGGGTGCGACTGCGCGCGCGGACGGTGGGCCGTTCGGACGCTGA
- a CDS encoding flippase, giving the protein MSVARSSSKLFVVSVLNSGIGFLAVAVFARELGPAGIGAFFLFQALFRVLESGIDLGLNTAIEKRLSEGASRETVLGSGIALKFVGFCGVAALILAVRGPVNAFVGVPVAGLLVVTVGSSQLATIATTTLRGELRVGETAVLFLANQVVYVALGAVFVFGFGLGPVGLVYGVVGGSLVSFLWGVSKLDTRPVLPSAASVRSLLSYTKYNVVPALGVQIHNWTDVLIVGFILTQADVGAYEVAWRVAAVTLLFPSALGVSLLPQASALSARGDRDRVGDLVSGALFPAVALVIPAAFGTLVLSEELLRVLFGPEYVTAGLALIVLVAGKVPEAVQIVVGRVLLGIDRPDLVARATIVATVLNVGLNLAFIPRYGLVGAAVATTLAFTVGMALRAWYLRGEVTYRVPTGDLLRVTAVSTVMVGVLVVARSALGVTGVVELAAVVLLGIGTFGAGVAVVPRLRSQAVAYGRELRSG; this is encoded by the coding sequence ATGAGCGTCGCCAGATCGAGTTCGAAGCTCTTCGTCGTGAGCGTGCTGAACTCGGGGATCGGGTTCCTCGCGGTCGCGGTGTTCGCGCGCGAACTCGGCCCGGCGGGCATCGGCGCGTTCTTCCTCTTCCAGGCGCTGTTTCGTGTCCTCGAGTCGGGGATCGACCTCGGGCTGAACACGGCCATCGAAAAGCGGCTCAGCGAGGGGGCCTCGCGGGAGACGGTCCTCGGGAGCGGCATCGCGCTCAAGTTCGTGGGCTTTTGCGGTGTGGCGGCGCTCATCCTGGCGGTCCGGGGGCCGGTGAACGCGTTCGTGGGTGTGCCCGTCGCCGGCCTGCTCGTGGTCACGGTCGGTTCCTCACAGCTGGCGACGATCGCGACGACGACCCTGCGAGGGGAGCTCCGCGTCGGCGAGACCGCCGTGTTGTTCCTCGCGAACCAGGTGGTGTACGTCGCGCTCGGGGCGGTGTTCGTCTTCGGGTTCGGCCTCGGCCCGGTCGGACTCGTCTACGGCGTCGTCGGCGGGAGCCTCGTCTCCTTCCTGTGGGGCGTGAGCAAACTCGACACGCGGCCGGTGCTGCCCTCTGCGGCGTCGGTCCGGTCGCTCCTGTCGTACACGAAGTACAACGTCGTTCCGGCGCTCGGCGTGCAGATACACAACTGGACGGACGTCCTCATCGTTGGGTTCATCCTCACACAGGCGGACGTCGGCGCGTACGAGGTTGCCTGGCGGGTCGCCGCTGTCACCCTGTTGTTCCCCAGCGCGCTCGGCGTCTCGTTGCTCCCCCAGGCCAGCGCGCTCAGCGCTCGGGGCGACCGCGACCGGGTCGGCGACCTCGTCAGCGGCGCGCTCTTCCCGGCGGTGGCGCTCGTGATCCCGGCGGCGTTCGGGACGCTCGTCCTGAGCGAGGAACTCCTCCGTGTCCTGTTCGGTCCCGAGTACGTCACCGCGGGCCTCGCCCTGATCGTCCTCGTGGCGGGGAAGGTGCCCGAGGCGGTCCAGATCGTCGTCGGCCGGGTGCTGCTCGGCATCGACCGCCCGGATCTGGTCGCGCGGGCGACGATCGTCGCGACGGTGCTCAACGTCGGCCTCAACCTCGCGTTCATCCCCCGGTACGGGCTCGTCGGGGCGGCCGTGGCGACGACGCTCGCCTTTACCGTCGGGATGGCGCTTCGGGCGTGGTACCTCCGCGGCGAGGTCACCTACCGGGTGCCGACCGGCGACCTCCTCCGCGTGACCGCCGTCTCGACGGTCATGGTCGGGGTGTTGGTCGTCGCCCGCTCCGCGCTCGGCGTCACGGGCGTCGTGGAGTTGGCCGCGGTGGTCCTACTCGGGATCGGAACGTTCGGGGCGGGCGTCGCGGTCGTGCCGCGCCTCCGGTCGCAGGCGGTCGCGTACGGCCGCGAACTCCGGAGCGGGTGA
- a CDS encoding MoaD/ThiS family protein produces the protein MDVRVTLYGPLRGVTGTKTVDLAVEAGEREAGDTKTGDGDATPPTVDDVVRAFVERYPRSRGQLLTDDGPVRPSVRVLCDGERRPLTARVTGEVSLFPAMRGG, from the coding sequence ATGGACGTACGCGTGACGCTCTACGGACCGCTCCGGGGAGTGACGGGGACGAAAACCGTCGACCTGGCGGTCGAGGCCGGCGAGCGTGAGGCCGGCGACACGAAGACCGGCGACGGGGACGCGACCCCGCCGACCGTCGACGACGTGGTCCGGGCGTTCGTGGAGCGGTACCCGCGATCGCGGGGACAACTCCTCACCGACGACGGGCCGGTCCGGCCGAGCGTCCGGGTGTTGTGCGACGGCGAACGGCGGCCGCTCACGGCGCGCGTGACGGGTGAGGTCTCGCTGTTCCCCGCGATGCGCGGCGGCTGA
- a CDS encoding DsbA family oxidoreductase has protein sequence MNETDSERITVYSDYVCPFCYLGRESLGRYQDTRESDLEIDWHPFDLRSGKRNPDGSLDHSVDDGKGDDYYEQAKQNVRRLQAQYDVEMTLEIATDVDSLPAQIASYYVKEQYPYETWLDFDTSIFEALWQEGRDIGEEDLLVELATDAGVDGEEIRAALADDSLAETVRARFTEAQQAGVTGVPTFAYDGYAARGAVPPEHIERLVEGT, from the coding sequence GTGAACGAAACAGACTCGGAGCGAATCACCGTCTACTCGGACTACGTGTGCCCCTTCTGTTATCTGGGTCGCGAGTCCCTCGGCCGATATCAAGACACGCGCGAAAGCGACCTCGAGATCGACTGGCACCCGTTCGACCTCCGGAGCGGGAAGCGGAACCCTGACGGCAGTCTCGACCACTCGGTCGACGACGGCAAGGGAGACGACTACTACGAGCAGGCCAAACAGAACGTCCGTCGCCTCCAAGCGCAGTACGACGTCGAGATGACGCTCGAGATCGCGACCGATGTCGACTCCCTGCCCGCCCAGATCGCCTCCTACTACGTGAAAGAACAGTACCCGTACGAGACGTGGCTCGACTTCGATACCTCGATCTTCGAAGCACTGTGGCAGGAGGGGAGAGACATCGGCGAAGAGGACCTGCTCGTCGAACTCGCCACCGACGCGGGCGTCGACGGCGAGGAGATCCGCGCGGCGCTCGCCGACGACTCGCTCGCCGAGACGGTCCGTGCGCGGTTCACCGAGGCACAGCAGGCGGGGGTCACGGGCGTCCCGACGTTCGCGTACGACGGCTACGCCGCTCGCGGGGCCGTCCCGCCGGAGCACATCGAACGGCTGGTCGAAGGCACGTAG
- a CDS encoding guanosine monophosphate reductase, whose amino-acid sequence MELREGLSYGDVLVVPQRSPVDSRSDVDLTTNLTPDIELAAPVLSAPMDTVTETETAVALDAVGGFGTIHRFVSVDEQAAMVRGATEAGARVGAAVGIDEDYLTRAAAVLDAGADCVVVDVAHGHMERCLDAVERIDDEFDAEIVAGNVVTPAGVEDLAAAGADGVKVGVGPGSHCTTRTVTGAGMPQLTAVDDCAEAAADLDVCIVADGGIRTSGDAVKALVAGADTVMLGSFFAGTDEAPGEAVVVDGQRYKRSRGMSTTAANEARTDKRENSPGADEGVEALTPHTGPLEPRTTEFLWGIRSGLSYCGGHSIAEARADAVFVRVSPSAVEREGAHGVRVDESRGREHDGVTGPAENTASDDSDGEPQRTNGRLAANR is encoded by the coding sequence ATGGAACTCAGAGAGGGACTCTCGTACGGCGACGTGCTCGTCGTTCCACAGCGCTCGCCGGTCGACAGTCGGAGCGACGTCGATCTGACGACGAACCTCACGCCGGATATCGAACTGGCAGCCCCGGTGCTGTCCGCACCGATGGACACCGTCACCGAGACCGAGACGGCGGTCGCCCTCGACGCCGTCGGCGGCTTCGGGACGATCCACCGCTTCGTGAGCGTCGACGAACAGGCCGCGATGGTTCGGGGGGCGACCGAGGCCGGCGCGCGGGTCGGCGCGGCCGTCGGTATCGACGAGGACTACCTGACGCGCGCGGCGGCCGTCCTCGACGCCGGCGCGGACTGCGTGGTCGTCGACGTCGCACACGGCCACATGGAACGCTGTCTCGACGCGGTCGAGCGGATCGACGACGAGTTCGACGCGGAGATCGTCGCGGGCAACGTCGTCACGCCCGCGGGCGTCGAAGACCTCGCCGCCGCCGGCGCCGATGGCGTCAAAGTCGGCGTCGGCCCCGGATCGCACTGCACCACGCGGACGGTCACGGGCGCCGGGATGCCGCAGTTGACCGCCGTGGACGACTGCGCCGAGGCGGCCGCGGATCTCGACGTCTGTATCGTCGCCGACGGCGGGATCCGGACGTCCGGCGACGCGGTGAAGGCGCTCGTCGCCGGTGCCGACACGGTGATGCTGGGGAGTTTCTTCGCCGGCACCGACGAGGCTCCGGGGGAGGCGGTCGTCGTCGACGGCCAGCGGTACAAACGATCCCGCGGGATGTCGACCACCGCGGCCAACGAGGCCCGGACGGACAAACGGGAGAACAGCCCGGGCGCGGACGAGGGCGTCGAGGCGCTGACGCCCCACACCGGACCGCTCGAACCGCGGACGACCGAGTTCCTGTGGGGGATCCGCTCGGGGCTGTCGTACTGCGGCGGCCACAGCATCGCGGAGGCGCGCGCGGACGCGGTGTTCGTCCGTGTCTCCCCCAGCGCCGTCGAGCGCGAGGGGGCCCACGGCGTCCGGGTCGACGAGAGCCGGGGACGCGAACACGACGGCGTGACCGGACCGGCGGAGAACACCGCGAGCGACGACTCCGACGGCGAGCCCCAGCGAACCAACGGCAGGCTGGCGGCGAACCGGTGA
- the rbcL gene encoding type III ribulose-bisphosphate carboxylase, which yields MTGIAYEDFLDTSYEPADTDLVCEFYLEPAAGMDIEAAASRVASESSNGTWAELQVDEFVDLSATACGIDGNRVTVAYPDALFEPGNMPQVLSCIAGNIMGMKAVERIRLLDCLWPAPLATSFPGPQFGSRVRDELFDAGDRPILATVPKPKVGLPTEEHARIGYEAWTGGIDLLKDDENLTDQSFNPFDDRLTASLAERDRAVEETGEPKSYLVNITDETAAMLERVDRAAAEGCEYVMVDVVTAGWGAVQTVRDACEDHGIAIHAHRAMHAAFDRIENHGVSMRVIAQIARLCGVDQIHTGTADLGKLENEDTVGINEWLSSDLHGLADVLPVASGGLHPGLVPELIERVGTNVCIQAGGGIHGHPDGTHAGATALRQAVDATVAGIDIAEYAADRPELAAAIDRWGTETPR from the coding sequence ATGACAGGCATCGCGTACGAAGACTTCCTCGACACCTCGTACGAGCCGGCGGACACCGACCTCGTCTGCGAGTTTTACCTCGAGCCGGCGGCCGGGATGGACATCGAGGCCGCGGCCTCGCGGGTGGCATCCGAGAGCTCGAACGGGACGTGGGCCGAACTCCAAGTCGACGAGTTCGTCGATCTGAGCGCCACCGCCTGCGGGATCGACGGCAACCGGGTGACCGTCGCCTACCCCGACGCGCTGTTCGAACCGGGCAACATGCCGCAGGTGCTCTCCTGTATCGCCGGCAACATCATGGGGATGAAAGCCGTCGAGCGGATTCGACTGCTCGACTGTCTGTGGCCCGCGCCGCTCGCGACCTCGTTCCCGGGCCCGCAGTTCGGGAGCCGGGTTCGAGACGAACTCTTCGACGCGGGCGACCGCCCGATTCTCGCGACCGTCCCCAAACCGAAAGTGGGTCTCCCGACCGAGGAACACGCCCGCATCGGCTACGAGGCGTGGACGGGCGGGATCGACCTCCTGAAGGACGACGAGAACCTCACCGATCAGTCGTTCAACCCCTTCGACGACCGCCTGACCGCGTCGCTGGCGGAGCGGGACCGTGCCGTCGAGGAGACCGGCGAGCCGAAGTCGTACCTCGTCAACATCACGGACGAGACGGCGGCGATGCTCGAACGGGTGGACAGAGCGGCCGCGGAGGGCTGTGAGTACGTGATGGTCGACGTCGTCACGGCAGGGTGGGGCGCGGTCCAGACCGTCCGCGACGCCTGCGAGGACCACGGCATCGCCATCCACGCCCACCGGGCGATGCACGCCGCGTTCGACCGGATCGAGAACCACGGCGTGTCGATGCGCGTCATCGCCCAGATCGCCCGGCTCTGCGGGGTGGACCAGATCCACACGGGGACCGCCGACCTGGGGAAACTCGAAAACGAGGACACCGTCGGCATCAACGAGTGGCTCTCCTCCGACCTCCACGGTCTCGCCGACGTGCTCCCCGTGGCCTCGGGCGGGCTGCATCCGGGGCTCGTCCCCGAACTGATCGAGCGCGTGGGAACGAACGTCTGCATCCAAGCCGGCGGCGGCATCCACGGCCACCCCGACGGGACACACGCGGGCGCGACGGCGCTCCGACAGGCCGTCGACGCGACCGTCGCCGGCATCGACATAGCGGAGTACGCCGCCGACCGTCCCGAGCTCGCCGCCGCGATCGACCGGTGGGGCACCGAGACGCCGCGGTGA
- a CDS encoding HAD-IIA family hydrolase, with amino-acid sequence MHTNTRFEGALVDMDGTLYRGDRPIPGAREAITTLREAGVAVQFLTNNATNSPEKYVEKLAGMGIDATADDVVTAGVVTADYLAREHRDDRAFVVGEAALFEALADAGVAVTEDPAETDVIVLSLDTGLNYDCFTRVLRATSPETPIVATNPDRTKPGTDGILPSAGLVIGAVEGMTGRAPDTVAGKPSEIAARFALDRLGVDAASCLLVGDRLDTDIEMGAAVGTTTVLVRTGVTDDAALERSAIEPDVVLDSIAEIERVLDGADER; translated from the coding sequence GTGCACACGAACACGAGGTTCGAGGGGGCGCTGGTCGACATGGATGGCACGCTCTACCGCGGCGACCGGCCGATTCCCGGGGCGCGCGAGGCGATCACGACCCTCCGCGAAGCGGGCGTCGCGGTCCAGTTCCTGACGAACAACGCGACGAACTCTCCCGAAAAGTACGTCGAGAAACTGGCGGGAATGGGCATCGACGCGACGGCCGACGACGTCGTCACCGCCGGCGTCGTCACCGCCGACTACCTCGCCCGCGAACACCGCGACGACCGCGCGTTCGTCGTCGGCGAGGCGGCGCTGTTCGAGGCGCTGGCCGACGCGGGCGTCGCCGTGACCGAGGATCCGGCCGAAACCGACGTGATCGTCCTCTCGCTCGACACCGGCCTCAACTACGACTGCTTCACCCGGGTGCTCCGGGCCACCAGTCCGGAGACGCCCATCGTCGCCACGAACCCCGACCGCACCAAACCCGGCACCGACGGCATCCTCCCGAGCGCGGGGCTGGTCATCGGGGCCGTCGAAGGCATGACCGGGCGCGCGCCCGACACGGTCGCGGGCAAACCCTCCGAGATCGCCGCCCGGTTCGCGCTCGACCGCCTCGGCGTCGACGCCGCCTCGTGTCTCCTCGTCGGGGACCGTCTCGACACGGACATCGAGATGGGCGCGGCGGTCGGCACGACGACGGTCCTCGTCCGGACCGGCGTGACGGACGACGCTGCGCTCGAACGTTCGGCGATCGAACCGGACGTCGTCCTCGACTCGATCGCCGAGATCGAGCGCGTCCTCGACGGGGCGGATGAGCGGTAA
- a CDS encoding acetamidase/formamidase family protein, giving the protein MAQREVQQELDVDQYTLGLVGPDQEWAGTVADGGTIRTHTPPACWGPMITPSFRGGHEVTNPIRVEGAEVGDAVALHIRDVEVTSIATSTGSMAEHEGAFGSDPFVDHKCPECGTAWPESVVEGTGEEAIRCAECGANASSFGFEYGYTVVFDDDRTVGLTVGPEGADDLAERADEAMALPENSRQHPILLYKPSEMPGTLGHLRPFIGNIGTTPPIELPDSHNAGDFGQFLIGAEHDWGLSSEAELEDRTDGHMDINAVRDGAILVCPVKVDGGGVYVGDMHANQGDGELSLHTTDVSGRATIDVEVIKGLGIDGPLLLPNREDLPQIAQPYSDDELAAGRALAAEYDVDLVEDVGPIQVIGSGATINDATDNAFERAGALLDMSEGEIRARCTFTGGVEIGRLPGVVQLTMLAPMDRLDARGLGHLVRDQYGR; this is encoded by the coding sequence ATGGCACAACGAGAGGTCCAACAGGAACTCGACGTCGACCAGTACACGCTCGGTCTCGTCGGCCCCGACCAGGAGTGGGCGGGGACGGTCGCCGACGGCGGGACGATCCGGACACACACACCGCCGGCGTGCTGGGGGCCGATGATCACTCCCTCGTTCCGCGGCGGCCACGAGGTGACGAACCCGATCCGCGTCGAGGGTGCCGAGGTGGGCGACGCCGTCGCGCTCCACATCCGCGACGTCGAGGTCACGTCGATCGCGACGTCGACGGGCAGCATGGCCGAACACGAGGGGGCGTTCGGCTCCGACCCGTTCGTCGACCACAAGTGCCCCGAGTGCGGCACGGCGTGGCCCGAGAGCGTCGTCGAGGGGACGGGTGAGGAGGCCATCAGGTGCGCCGAATGCGGGGCGAACGCCTCCTCGTTCGGCTTCGAGTACGGCTACACCGTCGTCTTCGACGACGACCGGACCGTGGGGCTGACCGTCGGCCCGGAGGGCGCAGACGACCTCGCCGAGCGGGCCGACGAGGCGATGGCGCTACCCGAGAACTCCCGTCAGCACCCCATCCTCCTCTACAAGCCCTCGGAGATGCCGGGTACGCTCGGCCACCTCCGGCCCTTCATCGGCAACATCGGCACCACTCCCCCGATCGAACTCCCCGACTCGCACAACGCCGGCGACTTCGGCCAGTTCCTGATCGGGGCCGAGCACGACTGGGGGCTTTCGAGCGAGGCGGAACTCGAAGACAGGACGGACGGCCACATGGACATCAACGCGGTCCGCGACGGAGCCATCCTCGTCTGTCCGGTGAAGGTCGACGGCGGCGGCGTCTACGTCGGCGACATGCACGCCAACCAGGGCGACGGTGAACTCTCCTTGCACACGACCGACGTCAGCGGCCGGGCGACGATCGACGTCGAGGTCATCAAGGGGTTGGGCATCGACGGCCCGCTCCTCCTGCCGAACCGGGAGGACCTCCCGCAGATCGCCCAGCCGTACAGCGACGACGAACTGGCGGCGGGCCGGGCGCTCGCCGCGGAGTACGACGTCGACCTCGTCGAGGACGTGGGGCCGATCCAGGTGATCGGCAGCGGCGCGACGATCAACGACGCGACCGACAACGCCTTCGAGCGCGCCGGGGCGCTCTTGGACATGTCCGAGGGGGAGATCCGCGCCCGGTGTACGTTCACTGGTGGCGTCGAGATCGGCCGTCTGCCGGGGGTCGTCCAGCTCACGATGCTCGCGCCGATGGACCGACTGGACGCACGCGGTCTCGGCCACCTGGTCCGCGATCAGTACGGACGCTGA